One window from the genome of Streptomyces sp. NBC_00708 encodes:
- a CDS encoding amino acid ABC transporter permease, which yields MTAPTATVLYDIPGPHTRRRHRVYGIVSTLAILALVGWVVYLLFDTDQFTAAKWTPFEYKGIQELLLRGLGNTLKAFAYAAVLSLVLGAVLAVGRLSDHRPVRWIATILVEFFRAMPVLVMIFFIFVALKVQPLPALVAGLTLYNGSVLAEVFRTGINSVERGQREAAYALGMRKTHVTTYVLAPQAVRAMLPTIISQLVVALKDTSLGYLITYEEFLHAGKLIASNLDYDLPFIPVVMVISPIYIGMCMLLSWFATWVARRQRRNPKTEAVGVGPAQPGT from the coding sequence ATGACCGCACCCACCGCCACCGTCCTCTACGACATCCCGGGGCCGCACACCCGCAGACGGCACCGCGTCTACGGGATCGTGTCGACCCTCGCGATCCTCGCCCTGGTCGGCTGGGTCGTCTACCTCCTCTTCGACACCGACCAGTTCACCGCCGCCAAGTGGACGCCCTTCGAGTACAAGGGCATCCAGGAACTCCTGCTGCGCGGCCTCGGCAACACCCTCAAGGCGTTCGCGTACGCGGCGGTCCTCTCGCTGGTCCTCGGCGCCGTCCTCGCGGTGGGGCGGCTGTCGGACCACCGTCCGGTGCGCTGGATCGCCACGATCCTCGTCGAGTTCTTCCGCGCCATGCCCGTCCTGGTGATGATCTTCTTCATCTTCGTGGCGCTGAAGGTGCAGCCGCTGCCCGCCCTGGTCGCCGGACTCACGCTCTACAACGGCTCGGTGCTCGCCGAGGTGTTCCGCACCGGCATCAACTCCGTGGAACGCGGCCAGCGCGAGGCGGCGTACGCGCTGGGCATGCGCAAAACCCATGTGACGACCTACGTCCTGGCTCCGCAGGCGGTACGGGCGATGCTGCCCACCATCATCAGCCAGCTGGTGGTGGCTCTGAAGGACACCTCGCTCGGCTACCTGATCACGTACGAGGAATTCCTCCACGCGGGCAAGCTCATCGCCTCCAACCTGGACTACGATCTGCCTTTCATCCCCGTGGTGATGGTGATCTCACCGATCTACATCGGGATGTGCATGCTGCTCTCCTGGTTCGCCACCTGGGTGGCGAGGCGGCAACGGCGCAATCCGAAGACGGAGGCGGTGGGCGTCGGACCGGCACAGCCCGGCACCTGA
- a CDS encoding glutamate ABC transporter substrate-binding protein: MRTRKALTACAGLLLAVLAAACGKEGSPPVKGPKAGQLPVYQVDKGFRLPDSRTWRNAKKRGYLRVGAKEDQPYLGEKDPATGIYSGFDIEIARMMSASLGFDPKTIRFRTIASANRETALQNGQIDYYVGTYTINDMRKKLVGFAGPYYMAGQGLLVRSDEDDIHGPQDLAGKTVCSAAGSTPYQRIAADYPKAKLVAYDTYSICVDNLLTFQVDVVTTDDAILLGFAAKAPDEMKVVGKPFSEEPYGIGVPRSDNALRFALNDALEENEKNGNWKKAFEATLGLSGAPAPEPPPIDRYPAN, translated from the coding sequence TTGCGTACGAGGAAAGCACTGACCGCCTGCGCCGGCCTCCTGCTCGCCGTCCTGGCCGCCGCGTGCGGCAAGGAGGGCAGCCCGCCGGTCAAGGGACCCAAGGCCGGGCAACTGCCCGTCTACCAGGTCGACAAGGGCTTCCGGCTGCCGGACTCCCGGACCTGGCGGAACGCGAAGAAGCGCGGCTATCTGCGGGTGGGCGCCAAGGAGGACCAGCCCTACCTGGGTGAGAAGGACCCCGCCACCGGGATCTACTCCGGGTTCGACATCGAGATCGCCCGGATGATGTCCGCCTCACTGGGATTCGACCCGAAGACCATCCGCTTCAGGACGATCGCCTCCGCCAACCGCGAAACCGCCCTGCAGAACGGACAGATCGACTACTACGTCGGCACCTACACCATCAACGACATGCGCAAGAAGCTCGTCGGCTTCGCCGGTCCGTACTACATGGCCGGCCAGGGACTGCTCGTGCGCAGCGACGAGGACGACATCCACGGCCCCCAGGACCTGGCCGGCAAGACGGTCTGCTCGGCCGCGGGCTCGACCCCGTACCAGCGGATCGCCGCCGACTACCCGAAGGCGAAGCTGGTCGCGTACGACACCTACTCGATCTGTGTCGACAACCTGCTGACGTTCCAGGTCGACGTCGTCACCACCGACGACGCGATCCTGCTGGGCTTCGCCGCCAAGGCTCCCGACGAGATGAAGGTCGTCGGCAAGCCCTTCTCCGAGGAGCCGTACGGCATCGGGGTCCCGCGCAGCGACAACGCGCTGCGCTTCGCACTCAACGACGCGCTGGAGGAGAACGAGAAGAACGGCAACTGGAAGAAGGCGTTCGAGGCGACGCTCGGCCTGTCCGGCGCGCCCGCGCCCGAGCCGCCGCCCATCGACCGCTACCCGGCGAACTGA
- a CDS encoding amino acid ABC transporter permease — MDVLTDNFSLYGKGFLGTVELTVYASILAMVLGFVMASFRVAPVGSLRVLGTVWVTVLRNTPLTLLFFAVLLGLPRFGLVLPFNVFAILALGCYTSAFICEVLRSGINTVPTGQGEAARSLGMTFGQSLGSIVLPQAFRSVIPPVGSTLIALAKNSAIAGAFSVTELLGTYKTLNELGYSIIWTFVWIAVGYLIITLTISALFHVLEKRWGVAR, encoded by the coding sequence ATGGACGTACTCACCGACAACTTCTCGCTCTACGGCAAGGGCTTCCTCGGCACCGTCGAACTCACCGTCTACGCCTCGATCCTGGCGATGGTCCTCGGCTTCGTCATGGCCTCGTTCCGGGTGGCGCCCGTCGGCTCGCTCCGGGTGCTCGGCACCGTATGGGTGACGGTGCTGCGCAACACCCCGCTCACCCTGCTCTTCTTCGCCGTACTCCTCGGCCTGCCGCGGTTCGGCCTGGTGCTGCCGTTCAACGTCTTCGCGATCCTCGCGCTCGGCTGCTACACCTCCGCGTTCATCTGCGAGGTACTGCGCTCCGGCATCAACACCGTGCCCACCGGGCAGGGCGAGGCGGCCCGCAGTCTCGGGATGACCTTCGGGCAGAGCCTCGGCTCCATCGTCCTGCCGCAGGCGTTCCGCTCGGTGATCCCGCCCGTCGGCTCGACGCTCATCGCGCTCGCCAAGAACTCGGCGATCGCGGGGGCGTTCAGCGTCACCGAACTCCTCGGCACCTACAAGACCCTCAACGAACTGGGATACAGCATCATCTGGACCTTCGTCTGGATCGCCGTGGGGTACCTGATCATCACCCTCACCATCAGCGCGCTCTTCCATGTGCTGGAGAAGCGCTGGGGAGTCGCCCGATGA
- a CDS encoding amino acid ABC transporter ATP-binding protein — translation MAVDPLIELRDVNKYYGKLHVLQDINLTVGRGEVVVVIGPSGSGKSTLCRTINRLETIESGRITIDGRPLPEEGRGLAQLRAEVGMVFQSFNLFAHKSVLANVSLAQIKVRKRKKDEADRRSRELLDRVGLGAHADKYPAQLSGGQQQRVAIARALAMDPKALLFDEPTSALDPEMINEVLEVMRQLAREGMTMVVVTHEMGFARSAANRVVFMADGCIVEDRTPEDFFTAPESDRAKDFLSKILKH, via the coding sequence ATGGCCGTCGATCCGTTGATCGAGCTGCGAGACGTCAACAAGTACTACGGGAAGTTGCACGTCCTGCAGGACATCAATCTCACCGTCGGCCGCGGGGAGGTGGTGGTGGTCATCGGCCCGTCCGGCTCCGGGAAGTCGACGCTCTGCCGGACGATCAACCGGCTGGAGACGATCGAGTCGGGCCGCATCACCATCGACGGCCGGCCCCTCCCCGAGGAGGGCCGCGGGCTGGCCCAGCTGAGGGCCGAAGTCGGCATGGTCTTCCAGTCGTTCAACCTCTTCGCGCACAAGAGTGTGCTGGCCAACGTCTCCCTGGCCCAGATCAAGGTCCGCAAGCGCAAGAAGGACGAGGCGGACCGGCGCTCCCGCGAACTGCTGGACCGGGTGGGGCTCGGCGCGCACGCCGACAAGTACCCCGCCCAGCTCTCCGGCGGGCAGCAGCAGCGCGTGGCCATCGCCCGCGCCCTGGCCATGGACCCCAAGGCGCTCCTGTTCGACGAGCCGACCTCGGCGCTCGACCCGGAGATGATCAACGAGGTCCTGGAGGTCATGCGGCAGCTCGCCCGCGAGGGCATGACCATGGTCGTCGTCACCCACGAGATGGGCTTCGCCCGCTCCGCAGCCAACCGCGTCGTGTTCATGGCCGACGGCTGCATCGTCGAGGACCGCACTCCGGAGGACTTCTTCACGGCCCCGGAGAGCGACCGGGCCAAGGACTTCCTGTCCAAGATCCTCAAGCACTGA